One Marasmius oreades isolate 03SP1 chromosome 2, whole genome shotgun sequence DNA segment encodes these proteins:
- a CDS encoding uncharacterized protein (BUSCO:EOG09263D2P) codes for MALPTVQSRLQKLRSKSTSTPTSANPSRSPSPSRSVMPVTTPTNGREIGTLIVVVLKANHLPNKRHIGKQDPYCVVAVNGKKLRTKAIKKGGQHPEWDEELRFKIYEDIEEPVRNGTPPPPPPKDGKPLDRIKGGTTMKLACFADDMREPDFIGDADVDLTEVLTNGETDEWFTLMNKDRFAGKVYLELTFWSNEPPPQKKVVPAPVVNKNDWAGPGVFVPAGGESQQPQPRIVSSSAIHDHHRRLSESLRPSSSMLDLYQPPYERNHNSTIETLNHSFGDLAVGETKRSETYPPVHNGYRPPSPGFSTFSSTPSNVYDPSTSNTGSGYIYDRPVTPNGPSGFRPRTSLSGQQAPYPPQTPYQPDYESSLSNYRPPPPVRGPRYSIPATSSGFVPLSNPSSINTHPSEPSAFAPPVSHTPASYASQINSGSYPPPVSHTPLPTSYSVPPPSGFYDSMPGTVPPSDSQHISSHLHFFPLSTPSIPPISATPLPYGGYSPGPAGPEIPTAPSNSSLSSSTGPGGSRPLPLPQGPSYNNLAPSNSQLLANYSPSRVNGLVPPPPPPVPFPSVPPPPPLRSSHSGSPLSHSPQSNSPQPPSSEFQQNAMPGPPPLPQPPSQYKPRTPSRRASLPVPPSHSNFQPLPAPPRFGEYQNIPPPPLPPSQSGPMYQPGPPPQPPQPPTTVSYGGY; via the exons ATGGCCCTTCCCACAGTTCAGAGTCGTCTCCAAAAGCTTCGCTCGAAGTCTACCAGTACTCCTACTTCAGCCAATCCTTCAAGATCCCCTTCTCCAAGTCGAAGCGTGATGCCCGTCACTACGCCAACCAATGGTCGTGAAATTGGAACCCTCATCGTAGTGGTTCTGAAAGCT AATCATCTTCCAAATAAAAGACACATAGGTAAACAGGACCCTTATTGTGTTGTTGCTGTAAACGGGAAGAAGCTCCGGACGAAGGCGATTAAGAAGGGCGGTCAACATCCAGAATGGGACGAGGAACTACGGTTTAAGATATACGAAGATATAGAGGAGCCAGTACGGAACGGAacgccgccaccaccaccaccaaaggATGGCAAGCCTTTGGACCGAATCAAGGGAGGAACGACGATGAAACTAGCATGTTTTGCAGACGACATGAGAGAGCCCGATTTTATTGGTGATGCGGATGTGGACCTGACGGAGGTTCTGACGAATGGAGAGACTGATG AGTGGTTCACGTTAATGAATAAGGATAGATTCGCTGGGAAAGTATATCTGGAGTTGACATTCTGGTCGAAC GAACCACCGCCGCAGAAGAAAGTCGTACCCGCGCCTGTAGTAAACAAGAACGACTGGGCGGGCCCTGGCGTATTCGTACCGGCAGGTGGAGAATCACAACAGCCTCAGCCTAGAATTGTTTCTTCCAGTGCTATTCATGATCACCACCGTCGACTCTCAGAATCCTTAAGACCGTCGTCTTCCATGCTGGACTTGTATCAACCCCCTTACGAGCGAAACCATAACTCTACCATAGAAACCCTCAATCACAGTTTTGGCGACCTCGCCGTCGGAGAGACTAAGCGAAGCGAGACTTATCCA CCTGTACACAACGGGTATAGACCTCCTTCTCCAGGATTTTCTACGTTTTCCTCCACGCCTTCCAATGTTTACGACCCCAGTACGTCGAACACAGGATCTGGATATATATATGACAGACCTGTGACTCCAAACGGTCCATCTGGTTTCCGCCCTAGGACAAGCTTATCCGGTCAACAGGCACCATATCCGCCTCAGACACCCTACCAACCAGATTATGAATCCTCTCTATCTAATTatcgacctccacccccagTACGAGGACCTAGATACAGCATTCCGGCGACGTCCTCGGGATTCGTACCGTTGTCGAACCCTTCGTCAATTAACACACATCCGTCGGAACCTTCTGCGTTTGCCCCGCCTGTATCTCACACTCCTGCATCCTATGCCTCACAAATCAATTCGGGTTCATACCCTCCACCAGTGTCGCATACACCCCTCCCAACGTCATATTCTGTCCCACCTCCATCTGGTTTCTACGATAGTATGCCTGGCACCGTTCCACCTTCTGACTCTCAGCACATCTCCTCCCATTTacatttctttcctttgtcaACGCCCTCAATTCCGCCTATATCAGCTACCCCGTTGCCCTACGGAGGTTATTCCCCTGGACCAGCTGGACCAGAAATACCGACCGCACCGTCCAACAGTTCTCTTTCCTCTAGTACTGGACCCGGAGGTTCCAGGCCGTTACCCCTTCCACAAGGCCCAAGTTACAATAACTTGGCCCCTTCTAACAGTCAACTTCTCGCTAACTATAGTCCTTCAAGGGTAAACGGACTTGTGCCACCGCCCCCACCGCCAGTTCCCTTCCCGTCCGTTCCGCCTCCACCTCCCTTACGATCCTCACATTCAGGCAGTCCGCTTTCCCATTCGCCGCAGTCGAATTCACCGCAGCCGCCTTCTTCCGAGTTTCAGCAGAATGCGATGCCTGGGCCGCCACCATTGCCACAACCACCCTCACAGTACAAACCTCGTACCCCCAGTCGCCGTGCCAGTTTACCGGTTCCGCCTAGTCACAGTAATTTCCAGCCATTACCAGCTCCTCCTCGGTTCGGAGAATATCAAAACATACCGCCCCCTCCATTACCTCCCTCACAATCTGGGCCAATGTATCAACCAGGCCCCCCTCCCCAGCCCCCGCAACCTCCAACCACAGTTTCCTATGGTGGATATTGA
- a CDS encoding uncharacterized protein (CAZy:GH125) — protein sequence MMKLRLSTAYITAAVLLSVSAQCPDYADYAKTPQGNPSNGALGLPFMRPEPACRTFNSTAVEKVIKDMKARLKDPDIARLFENTFPNTLDTTVRYFKEAENLAFIITGDITAQWLRDTANQFAHYHSLLGVDSELATLVKAVINNEARYVAEYPYCGAFQPPPESGLSPSHNDWADNVLVNPPVDNQTVFECKYELDSLCGFLKLSRSYYNATNDASFMNDNWFTAIEQIFRVIREQSQGTFDDNFNFISFYNWTGTAGALSPMVNNRGNGEPKAYTGMVGTHHRPSDDLSTFAYLTPANAMLSVELTHLAGMLDATGQAQNISQSAKEWSTRIHNAIWNTTVREDVFAYETNGFGGRYVMDDANVPSLLSLPYLGFLDKSDPTYIATKNVLLSNKNPYYAKGANFRGVGGPHVTPWNPW from the exons ATGATGAAGCTCCGCCTTTCAACTGCATATATTACTGCTGCTGTGCTGCTCAGCGTCTCGGCGCAATGTCCGGATTATGCTGATTATGCAAAG ACCCCTCAAGGGAATCCCTCTAACGGAGCCCTTGGCCTCCCATTCATGCGACCCGAACCCGCTTGCCGCACCTTCAACAGTACCGCTGTGGAG AAAGTAATCAAAGACATGAAAGCACGTCTCAAGGACCCAGATATTGCTCGACTATTCGAAAATACCTTCCCTAACACTCTCG ATACAACGGTAAGATACTTCAAAGAG GCGGAAAATCTCGCATTCATTATAACGGGT GATATCAC GGCGCAATGGCTTCGGGACACGGCAAATCAG TTTGCCCACTATCACAGCTTACTTGGCGTTGATTCCGAACTCGCCACTTTGGTCAAAGCTGTAATCAACAACGAAGCTCGATACGTTGCTGAGTATCCGTACT GCGGGGCATTCCAACCTCCTCCCGAAAGCGGTTTGTCTCCCTCCCACAACGACTGGGCGGATAACGTGCTCGTGAATCC ACCTGTGGACAACCAAACCGTGTTCGAGTGCAAGTATGAGCTTGATTCCCTCTGTGGATTCCTCAAGTTGTCGAGATCGTATTACAACGCAACAAATGATGCATCATTCATGAATGATAACT GGTTCACTGCCATTGAGCAAATCTTTCGAGTGATCCGCGAGCAATCCCAAGGCACGTTCGACGAcaacttcaacttcatcTCTTTCTACAATTGGACTGGTACGGCTGGTGCTCTATCTCCAATGGTGAACAATCGTGGAAACGGTGAACCCAAAGCTTACACCGGTATG GTTGGAACTCACCATAGACCCTCTGACGACCTTAGCACATTCG CTTACCTTACCCCGGCTAATGCGATGTTGAGCGTGGAACTCACCCATCTAGCCGGAATGCTAGATGCGACCGGACAAGCTCAGAATATCAGTCAATCAGCAAAGGAGTGGAGCACAAGGATACATAATGCTATCTGGAATACAACT GTCCGTGAAGACGTATTTGCCTACGAAACGAATG GTTTTGGAGGGCGTTATGTTATGGACGACGCAAATGTTCCT TCCCTTCTATCCCTGCCGTATCTTGGATTTCTTGACAAGAGCGACCCCACCTATATCGCGACAAAAAATGTCCTTTTATCCAACAAAAACCCATACTACGCAAAAGGCGCTAACTTTAGAGGTGTTGG AGGCCCTCATGTAACCCCATGGAACCCTTGGTGA
- a CDS encoding uncharacterized protein (CAZy:GH125) — protein MMKLRLSTAYITAAVLLSVSAQCPDYADYAKTPQGNPSNGALGLPFMRPEPACRTFNSTAVEKVIKDMKARLKDPDIARLFENTFPNTLDTTVRYFKEAENLAFIITGDITAQWLRDTANQFAHYHSLLGVDSELATLVKAVINNEARYVAEYPYCGAFQPPPESGLSPSHNDWADNVLVNPPVDNQTVFECKYELDSLCGFLKLSRSYYNATNDASFMNDNWFTAIEQIFRVIREQSQGTFDDNFNFISFYNWTGTAGALSPMVNNRGNGEPKAYTGMVGTHHRPSDDLSTFAYLTPANAMLSVELTHLAGMLDATGQAQNISQSAKEWSTRIHNAIWNTTVREDVFAYETNGFGGRYVMDDANVPSLLSLPYLGFLDKSDPTYIATKNVLLSNKNPYYAKGANFRGVGGPHVTPWNPWPMSLISTIYGTDDDDEILQSLYLIVNNTAGLGLIHESQSIYDATQYTRPWFAWANSYFAEMILDLAQRKPSLILKDGKSYTPA, from the exons ATGATGAAGCTCCGCCTTTCAACTGCATATATTACTGCTGCTGTGCTGCTCAGCGTCTCGGCGCAATGTCCGGATTATGCTGATTATGCAAAG ACCCCTCAAGGGAATCCCTCTAACGGAGCCCTTGGCCTCCCATTCATGCGACCCGAACCCGCTTGCCGCACCTTCAACAGTACCGCTGTGGAG AAAGTAATCAAAGACATGAAAGCACGTCTCAAGGACCCAGATATTGCTCGACTATTCGAAAATACCTTCCCTAACACTCTCG ATACAACGGTAAGATACTTCAAAGAG GCGGAAAATCTCGCATTCATTATAACGGGT GATATCAC GGCGCAATGGCTTCGGGACACGGCAAATCAG TTTGCCCACTATCACAGCTTACTTGGCGTTGATTCCGAACTCGCCACTTTGGTCAAAGCTGTAATCAACAACGAAGCTCGATACGTTGCTGAGTATCCGTACT GCGGGGCATTCCAACCTCCTCCCGAAAGCGGTTTGTCTCCCTCCCACAACGACTGGGCGGATAACGTGCTCGTGAATCC ACCTGTGGACAACCAAACCGTGTTCGAGTGCAAGTATGAGCTTGATTCCCTCTGTGGATTCCTCAAGTTGTCGAGATCGTATTACAACGCAACAAATGATGCATCATTCATGAATGATAACT GGTTCACTGCCATTGAGCAAATCTTTCGAGTGATCCGCGAGCAATCCCAAGGCACGTTCGACGAcaacttcaacttcatcTCTTTCTACAATTGGACTGGTACGGCTGGTGCTCTATCTCCAATGGTGAACAATCGTGGAAACGGTGAACCCAAAGCTTACACCGGTATG GTTGGAACTCACCATAGACCCTCTGACGACCTTAGCACATTCG CTTACCTTACCCCGGCTAATGCGATGTTGAGCGTGGAACTCACCCATCTAGCCGGAATGCTAGATGCGACCGGACAAGCTCAGAATATCAGTCAATCAGCAAAGGAGTGGAGCACAAGGATACATAATGCTATCTGGAATACAACT GTCCGTGAAGACGTATTTGCCTACGAAACGAATG GTTTTGGAGGGCGTTATGTTATGGACGACGCAAATGTTCCT TCCCTTCTATCCCTGCCGTATCTTGGATTTCTTGACAAGAGCGACCCCACCTATATCGCGACAAAAAATGTCCTTTTATCCAACAAAAACCCATACTACGCAAAAGGCGCTAACTTTAGAGGTGTTGG AGGCCCTCATGTAACCCCATGGAACCCTTG GCCGATGTCGCTGATTTCAACGATTTACGGaacagatgatgatgatgagatcCTTCAGTCATTATATCTAATCGTCAAT AACACTGCTGGATTGGGACTTATCCACGAATCTCAATCAATCTACGATGCCACTCAGTACACACGGCCATGGTTCGCGTGGGCCAACAGCTACTTTGCCGA AATGATATTGGATCTTGCTCAAAGGAAGCCGTCGCTGATTTTGAAGGATGGGAAAAGTTACACTCCGGCATAA
- a CDS encoding uncharacterized protein (BUSCO:EOG09260SL3), with the protein MPAQAPRTLYDKIWDDHVVEINDDGLALLYIDRHLVHEVTSPQAFEGLRSAGRPVRRPDCTLATVDHNVPTASRKNFVNVESFITEPDSRAQCVALEENVKEFGVTYFGMTDKRQGIVHIIGPEQGFTLPGITCVCGDSHTSTHGAFGSLAFGIGTSEVEHVLATQTLLQKKQKNMRIIVDGELHEGVTSKDVILHIIGVIGTAGGTGAVIEYAGSAIRGFSMEARMSMCNMSIEAGARAGMVAPDEVTFAYLRDRPLAPPRGEAWDRAEAYWRTLKSDEGAKFDIEVKIDAFDIIPTVTWGTSPEDVVPITGVVPDPKSFSNSVKCASAERALKYMGLIPNTPMEEIKIDKVFIGSCTNSRIEDLRSAARVVIAAGPEARVAPGVYAMIVPGSGLIKKHAEAEGLDTVFKRAGFDWREAGCSMCLGMNPDQLSPGERCASTSNRNFEGRQGSGGRTHLLSPGMAAAAAVTGKLTDVRKFLGAFEANVATGPKVKLHSAFEFMDDPVQPSPAPTQSTAPSSGTALLSAEDPSSVEKFTVVRGTAAPLYIENVDTDMIIPKQFLKTLKRTGLKNALFFTLRKDPRTGNDTDFVLNRAPYDQAKILVCTGKNFGCGSSREHAPWSLKDFGIRCVIAPSFADIFRNNSMQNGMLPVALSQEECQTLAADAEAGEELEVDLEKQEVRRASGKPAISFTTDPFRRDCLLNGLDDIALTMQKLMSIESFEQRRSTTWPWLDGFGYVKKGGKIPVAPTQSSKKVDW; encoded by the exons ATGCCTGCACAAGCTCCCCGTACCCTCTACGACAAAATTTGGGATGATCATGTCGT TGAAATTAACGACGATGGTTTGGCGTTGTTGTATATCGACCG TCATTTAGTCCACGAAGTCACCAGTCCTCAGGCGTTTGAGGGATT ACGAAGTGCTGGACGACCTGTCCGTCGACCAGATTGTACATTGGCAACTGTAGACCACAACGTTCC GACCGCATCTCGCAAGAATTTTGTGAACGTCGAATCTTTCATCACTGAACCTGATTCCCGTGCACAATGCGTCGCACTCGAAGAAAATGTAAAAGAGTTTGGTGTTACCTACTTTGGAATGACCGATAAGCGTCAAG GAATCGTTCATATTATCGGTCCCGAACAAGGATTCACT CTTCCAGGCATCACTTGTGTGTGTGGTGACTCCCATACGTCCA CGCACGGGGCATTTGGTTCGCTGGCTTTTGGCATCGGTACATCAGAGGTAGAACATGTGCTTGCGACACAGACCCTGCtacagaagaagcagaagaataTGCGCATCATAGTCGATGGCGAACTTCACGAAGGGGTTACTTCCAAAGATGTTATCCTCCATATCATCGGCGTCATTGGGACTGCCGGTGGAACTGGTGCAGTCATCGAGTATGCTGGTTCTGCGATCCGTGGATTTAGTATGGAGGCCAGGATGAGTATGTGCAATATGAGTATTGAAGCAGGCGCTCGTGCCGGCATGGTGGCTCCTGATGAAGTTACCTTTGCTTACCTTCGTGACCGTCCCCTTGCCCCACCTAGAGGCGAGGCGTGGGATCGCGCAGAAGCGTATTGGCGAACTCTCAAATCTGATGAGGGTGCCAAGTTCGACATAGAAGTGAAGATTGACGCTTTCGACATCATACCTACTGTAACATGGGGAACCTCTCCTGAAGACGTGGTTCCCATCACTGGTGTCGTTCCCGATCCCAAGTCGTTCTCGAATTCTGTCAAGTGTGCCTCTGCAGAGCGTGCGTTGAAGTACATGGGGTTGATTCCGAATACGCCCATGGAGGAAATCAAGATCGATAAGGTATTTATTGGATCTTGCACCAACAGTCGAATCGAGGATTTGCGCTCGGCAGCCAGAGTCGTCATCGCTGCTGGTCCCGAAGCCAGAGTCGCTCCTGGGGTTTATGCTATGATCGTTCCTGGTTCAGGCTTGATCAAAAAGCATGCAGAAGCGGAAGGACTGGATACAGTTTTCAAGAGAGCGGGGTTTGATTGGCGTGAAGCGGGTTGCTCAATGTGTTTGGGAATGAACCCGGATCAACTGTCTCCGGGTGAACGTTGCGCAAGTACGAGCAACCGTAACTTCGAGGGAAGACAGGGATCTGGAGGTCGAACCCACTTGCTCAGTCCCGGAATGGCTGCAGCTGCAGCTGTCACCGGGAAATTGACGGATGTGCGCAAGTTCCTTGGTGCTTTTGAAGCCAATGTTGCTACTGGACCGAAAGTCAAACTTCACAGCGCTTTCGAGTTCATGGACGACCCCGTTCAACCATCACCTGCCCCGACTCAATCCACGGCACCTTCTTCAGGTACAGCTTTACTCTCCGCCGAAGACCCTAGTTCGGTCGAAAAATTTACCGTTGTCAGAGGCACTGCGGCCCCTCTTTATATTGAGAATGTTGATACCGACATGATTATCCCGAAACAATTCTTGAAAACGTTAAAACGAACTGGTCTCAAGAATGCGTTGTTCTTCACTCTTCGAAAAGACCCTCGTACTGGGAATGATACAGACTTTGTTCTCAATCGCGCTCCCTATGATCAAGCGAAAATTCTCGTCTGCACTGGCAAGAACTTTGGATGTGGTAGCTCTCGTGAACATGCACCCTGGAGTTT GAAGGACTTTGGAATCCGCTGCGTTATTGCGCCTAGTTTTGCCGACATCTTCCGTAACAATTCGATGCAAAACGGGATGCTTCCCGTAGCACTGAGTCAGGAAGAATGTCAAACTTTGGCTGCAGATGCGGAAGCTGGCGAGGAGCTTGAAGTGGATCTTGAAAAACAGGAAGTACGTCGTGCCAGTGGCAAACCTGCCATCTCGTTCACTACGGATCCGTTCCGTAGGGATTGTCTGCTGAATGGGTTAGACGACATCGCCCTGACGATGCAAAAGTTAATGAGTATAGAGAGCTTCGAACAGAGACGGAGCACGACATGGCCCTGGTTGGATGGGTTTGGATATGTGAAGAAGGGTGGCAAAATTCCCGTGGCTCCAACGCAGAGCTCCAAGAAGGTGGACTGGTAA